From Mytilus edulis chromosome 9, xbMytEdul2.2, whole genome shotgun sequence, the proteins below share one genomic window:
- the LOC139489119 gene encoding uncharacterized protein translates to MFAMPLVVLLLLSVFVGYNTIIGYENVNSYHVDTGFLLLESTINSGHQLCNATYSEKKVTRQLATRSNITGPFTILCYISDNQRTTNDKPLQTCVDVFIDIDIEFSCYSFYDFTTEIFNFTTSYPYDNVTFDVFRNCSSPKLHHLKPLHQSNYANWSYCADVSKKVLPNCSVACFGNICSINIRCVNEIDPRCLIPKYTDMYIRITYDCVHHSKLLTERGEFDSLHFYIECRDRCLINISNISLQHIPNLCPIYVNPKEGLISDEDNARIINACNNQTDCSMVINLNSTYNRIKAYANYSISYNCFKSNANIKMYVSDCRPVNETTKFQCGSNGESIIDESLSINFHPPHVMECLKINNISLEFKTDVCNGHSKYTCEIDLFEIFDGRRLEPCLVVQTRRIHIEYNCIKESSQVISEASPAPPHFTKPHTGTTIPLHMYSSTAMNSTRVPDVTSTIVFSDSSTTTSKEEITKAEPASIGPISGGIVGSIVFVAIVVILAVCFRRFHIMKQKSNGQSEGMVGTLIRQNSLKDYTGIQMVAYPGEGHEHLTNEMYRDISDNFQNKYESDQRENFKGTERKNDSKKMCKRIHLGKANLK, encoded by the exons acgtGAACAGCTATCATGTGGACACGGGTTTTTTGCTTCTGGAGAGTACAATCAATTCTGGACATCAACTTTGCAATGCAACGTATTCGGAAAAAAAAGTTACTCGTCAACTTGCAACTAGATCCAACATAACTGGACCATTCACAATCTTATGTTATATCTCAGATAACCAAAGAACAACCAATGATAAACCATTACAGACGTGCGTTGATGTATTCATTGACATCGACATTGAATTTTCCTGTTACAGTTTTTATGACTTTACCACTG AGATTTTTAACTTCACAACATCGTATCCGTATGATAATGTAACATTCGACGTTTTTCGTAACTGTTCTTCTCCAAAACTTCATCATCTGAAACCTCTTCACCAGTCCAACTATGCAAATTGGTCGTATTGTGCAGATGTTTCAAAGAAGGTTTTGCCCAATTGCTCTGTTGCATGTTTTGGGAACATATGCTCTATTAATATCAGATGTGTCAATGAAATCGATCCGAGATGCCTTATTCCCAAATACACGGACATGTATATCAGAATAACTTACGACTGCGTACATCATTCAA AATTGTTAACAGAGAGAGGTGAATTCGACAGTTTGCATTTCTATATTGAATGTAGAGACAGATGTCTAATAAATATCAGTAACATTTCATTACAGCATATACCAAATCTCTGTCCTATATATGTTAATCCAAAAGAAGGTCTTATTTCTGATGAAGACAATGCACGAATTATAAATGCATGCAACAATCAAACGGACTGTAGCATGGTCATTAACCTTAACTCCACATATAACAGAATAAAAGCGTATGCAAATTACAGTATTTCTTATAACTGCTTTAAAAGTAATGCAAATA taaaaatgtatgtatCCGACTGTCGTCCAGTTAATGAAACTACCAAATTTCAATGTGGCAGTAATGGAGAATCAATTATAGATGAGTCGTTATCTATTAATTTTCATCCACCACATGTAATGGAATGTCTTAAAATCAACAATATCAGTTTGGAGTTTAAAACAGATGTCTGCAATGGGCACAGTAAATACACATGTGAAATtgatttgtttgaaatatttgatggAAGGCGCCTTGAACCTTGTTTAGTTGTTCAGACGAGACGAATTCATATCGAATATAACTGTATAAAAG AATCATCACAAGTCATAAGTGAAGCAAGCCCTGCACCTCCACATTTTACCAAGCCTCACACGG gaaCTACTATACCCCTCCATATGTATTCTTCAACAGCAATGAATTCTACCAGAGTTCCAG ATGTGACATCAACTATTGTGTTTAGTGACAGTTCAACGACGACATCGAAAGAGGAAATAACAAAAGCAGAACCAG CTTCTATTGGACCCATATCTGGTGGCATTGTAGGTTCCATTGTATTTGTTGCAATAGTCGTTATATTGGCAGTTTGTTTTAGAAG GTTTCATATCATGAAACAGAAAAGTAATGGACAATCAGAAGGCATGGTGGGAACTCTTATACGACAGAACTCATTAAAAGATTATACTGGCATTCAGATGGTAGCCTATCCAGGTGAGGGACACGAACATCTTACTAATGAAATGTACAGGGACATTTCAGATAACTTTCAGAATAAATATGAAAGCGACCAGAGAGAGAATTTCAAGGGAACAGAGAGgaaaaatgacagcaaaaaaatGTGCAAGCGAATACACCTTGGCAAAGCCAATCTCAAATAA